A genomic region of Phragmites australis chromosome 2, lpPhrAust1.1, whole genome shotgun sequence contains the following coding sequences:
- the LOC133908689 gene encoding phosphatidylglycerophosphate phosphatase PTPMT2-like isoform X1 encodes MKICELGYGDGRLVGQEEEVEARGSGEVVRLKAKRALVGAGARVLFYPTLLYNVLRNRFEADFRWWDRVDQCVLLGAVPFPSDVPHLKKLGVQGVVTLNEPYETLVSTSLYQAHDIDHLVIPTRDYLFAPSLEDICRAIDFIHRNAAQGGTTYVHCKAGRGRSTTIVLCYLIKYRSMTPEAALDHVRSIRPRVLLAPSQWHAINAFGTLTTGLHPIRSSNLGCFLEATEACATNTEFDDYHAMEFDCEDGGLPLCQVMLPRPTSSTGCIDAVLITEEDLEGYDTYVDTRKDAVLLEVVTRKSFMRRLSCLFGSLKLDSNCEPAPSRFTEVRAC; translated from the exons ATGAAAATTTGCGAGCTGGGATACGGTGACGGGAGGCTGgtggggcaggaggaggaagttGAGGCCAGAGGCAGCGGCGAGGTCGTGAGGCTGAAGGCGAAGCGCGCGCTCGTCGGCGCCGGCGCGAGGGTGCTGTTCTACCCGACGCTGCTCTACAACGTACTGCGGAACCGCTTTGAGGCGGACTTCCGGTGGTGGGATCGCGTCGACCAG TGTGTTTTGCTAGGCGCTGTCCCTTTTCCAAGTGATGTTCCACATTTGAAGAAGCTTGGAGTTCAAGGAGTTGTAACGCTGAATGAACCTTATGAGACTTTGGTCTCGACATCCTTATACCAG GCCCATGACATTGATCACCTGGTGATTCCAACAAGAGATTACCTTTTCGCACCTTCGCTGGAGGATATTTGTCGAGCCATAGATTTCATCCACC ggaaTGCAGCACAGGGTGGTACTACTTATGTTCACTGTAAAGCTGGAAGAGGTCGAAGCACCACTATTGTTTTGTGCTATTTG ATTAAATATAGAAGCATGACCCCTGAAGCAGCTTTGGATCATGTCCGATCCATTAGGCCTAGAGTGCTTCTGGCACCATCACAGTGGCAT GCTATTAACGCATTTGGCACTCTCACCACTGGACTTCATCCAATACGAAGTTCAAACCTGGGCTGTTTCCTAGAGGCCACCGAAGCCTGTGCCACTAACACAGAATTTGATGATTACCACGCCATGGAGTTTGATTGCGAAGATGGTGGTTTGCCGCTTTGTCAAGTTATGCTACCTAGGCCAACCAGTTCCACTGGATGCATTGATGCAGTCCTCATAACAGAAGAAGACCTTGAGGGCTACGATACGTACGTTGACACCAGGAAGGATGCCGTGTTGTTAGAAGTTGTCACTCGCAAGTCCTTCATGAGGAGATTGTCCTGCCTCTTTGGATCGCTGAAACTTGACAGCAATTGTGAACCAGCCCCAAGCCGGTTCACCGAGGTTCGGGCCTGCTAG
- the LOC133908689 gene encoding phosphatidylglycerophosphate phosphatase PTPMT2-like isoform X2: MYTVKMPAPNLFNSRPQCVLLGAVPFPSDVPHLKKLGVQGVVTLNEPYETLVSTSLYQAHDIDHLVIPTRDYLFAPSLEDICRAIDFIHRNAAQGGTTYVHCKAGRGRSTTIVLCYLIKYRSMTPEAALDHVRSIRPRVLLAPSQWHAINAFGTLTTGLHPIRSSNLGCFLEATEACATNTEFDDYHAMEFDCEDGGLPLCQVMLPRPTSSTGCIDAVLITEEDLEGYDTYVDTRKDAVLLEVVTRKSFMRRLSCLFGSLKLDSNCEPAPSRFTEVRAC, translated from the exons ATGTACACTGTAAAGATGCCGGCGCCTAACCTTTTCAACTCCCGTCCACAGTGTGTTTTGCTAGGCGCTGTCCCTTTTCCAAGTGATGTTCCACATTTGAAGAAGCTTGGAGTTCAAGGAGTTGTAACGCTGAATGAACCTTATGAGACTTTGGTCTCGACATCCTTATACCAG GCCCATGACATTGATCACCTGGTGATTCCAACAAGAGATTACCTTTTCGCACCTTCGCTGGAGGATATTTGTCGAGCCATAGATTTCATCCACC ggaaTGCAGCACAGGGTGGTACTACTTATGTTCACTGTAAAGCTGGAAGAGGTCGAAGCACCACTATTGTTTTGTGCTATTTG ATTAAATATAGAAGCATGACCCCTGAAGCAGCTTTGGATCATGTCCGATCCATTAGGCCTAGAGTGCTTCTGGCACCATCACAGTGGCAT GCTATTAACGCATTTGGCACTCTCACCACTGGACTTCATCCAATACGAAGTTCAAACCTGGGCTGTTTCCTAGAGGCCACCGAAGCCTGTGCCACTAACACAGAATTTGATGATTACCACGCCATGGAGTTTGATTGCGAAGATGGTGGTTTGCCGCTTTGTCAAGTTATGCTACCTAGGCCAACCAGTTCCACTGGATGCATTGATGCAGTCCTCATAACAGAAGAAGACCTTGAGGGCTACGATACGTACGTTGACACCAGGAAGGATGCCGTGTTGTTAGAAGTTGTCACTCGCAAGTCCTTCATGAGGAGATTGTCCTGCCTCTTTGGATCGCTGAAACTTGACAGCAATTGTGAACCAGCCCCAAGCCGGTTCACCGAGGTTCGGGCCTGCTAG